A region from the Chlamydiales bacterium genome encodes:
- a CDS encoding protein kinase, protein MLQKTFYKQNTLPDLISSEKLPPTPERIGPYKIEGLLSKGGMSLLYLGIHPETNQTLVVKVLSPGYINHPEATAHFLKEAHIIGITSHPNIVKLYGQGEWEGGLYIAMEFIRGVSLSQFIAQQSFSLKRCIDIILQVSYALCHLHANGVVHRDLKPENILMSEDGEIKVIDFGIAQLHEETRGSIPHSKVLGTPSYMSPEQKEDPSKATYASDIYSLAVIAYELVLGKLSYGMMNLSLLPKGFQRIIGKALAVSLSERYNDIVDLISDLSDYLKSGELEKERPGSDEVKEVLETLQKAGSMLVPGSPPDWPEFEIGLAKHKGPGQMGIYFDFFKLPDNNYLILLAEPTTFGIEAPIYIASLRGMIRTLIHEREPATRAPFQVRSFISALNELIHDDSLKQPFSLALLLLDPLQEELTYLSCGLGRLVHLPEGSELPRYIAVPNPPLGVEMPGDFTETNDNWKIGDTLFLHSLETALHEDDAQKREFEGHLNLAIKESALLSAERQAETILRKMTSLHAIATESLPKVLLSIRRLS, encoded by the coding sequence ATGCTTCAGAAGACCTTCTACAAGCAGAATACTCTTCCAGATCTCATTTCAAGCGAGAAACTCCCTCCTACGCCCGAGAGAATCGGACCATATAAAATCGAAGGTCTGCTGAGCAAGGGCGGCATGAGCCTTCTCTATCTCGGCATTCATCCTGAAACGAACCAGACGCTCGTCGTTAAGGTTCTCTCTCCTGGATATATCAACCATCCAGAAGCTACAGCTCACTTTTTGAAAGAGGCGCACATTATTGGAATCACCAGCCATCCAAATATCGTAAAGCTCTACGGCCAGGGCGAATGGGAAGGCGGACTTTACATTGCGATGGAGTTTATCCGCGGCGTATCGCTCTCTCAGTTCATTGCTCAACAATCCTTCTCTCTAAAACGCTGTATCGACATCATTTTGCAAGTCTCTTACGCCCTCTGTCACTTACATGCAAATGGAGTGGTTCATCGAGATCTAAAACCTGAAAATATCCTCATGAGCGAAGATGGCGAAATCAAAGTCATCGACTTCGGCATCGCTCAGCTCCATGAAGAGACGAGAGGAAGCATCCCGCACTCAAAAGTTTTAGGCACCCCCTCCTACATGAGCCCTGAACAGAAAGAGGACCCATCAAAAGCAACCTATGCATCCGACATCTACTCGCTGGCAGTCATCGCCTACGAGCTCGTTCTTGGCAAGCTGAGTTACGGAATGATGAACCTCTCGCTGCTGCCAAAAGGGTTTCAGAGAATCATCGGCAAAGCCCTTGCAGTCTCACTGAGCGAACGCTACAACGATATCGTCGATCTGATCTCCGACCTTTCCGACTACTTAAAATCGGGAGAGCTCGAAAAGGAGCGTCCTGGCAGCGATGAGGTTAAAGAGGTTCTTGAAACGCTCCAGAAAGCGGGCTCTATGCTCGTCCCAGGATCGCCACCCGACTGGCCAGAGTTTGAAATTGGCCTTGCAAAGCACAAAGGCCCTGGACAGATGGGAATCTACTTCGACTTCTTCAAGCTACCTGATAATAACTACCTTATACTGCTTGCAGAACCCACTACATTTGGAATTGAAGCTCCCATCTACATCGCCTCTTTGAGAGGGATGATTCGCACGCTAATCCATGAGAGAGAGCCAGCTACGCGAGCTCCCTTCCAGGTGCGCTCTTTCATCTCTGCGCTGAATGAGCTTATTCATGACGATAGCCTTAAACAGCCCTTCTCCCTCGCACTTCTTCTTCTCGACCCTCTACAAGAGGAGCTCACCTACCTCTCTTGCGGACTTGGACGACTCGTTCATCTCCCTGAAGGCAGCGAGCTGCCCCGCTACATCGCTGTCCCAAACCCTCCCCTGGGCGTAGAGATGCCTGGCGACTTCACAGAGACAAATGACAACTGGAAGATTGGAGACACTCTCTTTCTTCACTCTCTTGAGACCGCTCTCCATGAAGATGATGCCCAAAAACGGGAGTTTGAGGGGCACTTGAACTTGGCGATTAAAGAGAGCGCTCTTCTCTCCGCCGAGCGCCAAGCCGAGACGATCCTCCGTAAAATGACAAGCCTCCATGCAATTGCAACTGAGAGCTTGCCTAAAGTCCTCCTTTCCATCCGCCGCCTCTCCTAA